TCCTCGGCCAGCGTTACTCAGCGTGAGAACGAGTCCAGCGATGATGCCTGCGGCAATGAGCCCAACGCCCAACGATCGAGCAAAGAACACGCGGGCAGGGTTTCCATTGCAGATAGACCATCGGATGAAGTTGGGATGAGCTTGGTGCCGAAGGCTTGAATCAACAGTCTTGAAGACGCTTCGAAAAGCGCTAGGATGAGTTGTCTTGGAGAGCGCTACAATGACCGCCTTCTGTTCAGAAGAGGATAGGTTCAGTTGACGAGGTGCACCTTCCATTATATATGTTGAGATCACCCTGTTGATCTCTTCTCGAAATGGCTGGATCGTGACTGATAAGGGTTAGCGATTCAGATGTCGTTCCAGGAGCTGTAGAATTGACTTACAAGGCTGTTGCGCTCCCACCATATTGAAAGCGTCAGATGCTTGGCTCTGATGACTCATTGCATTGAGTGAGTTCATTGTGCAAGACGCTGTGTAAATCGAGGAATCGTCCCCTTTGCTGCTCTGAGGAGGTGTTGCGAAAGGGTCAACAGCACTCATGTTACGATCCTGGCtgccagccttcttctcaaagtcgCTACCTTTAAAGATTGCCGCTGCCTCGGGCTCTTTTCGCATCTTGTCTGACTGTTCCTTTCTAATCTTGATGACAGCTTCGTCCTGCATAGCCCTAGTCCACTCGGGAGCGAGCTTGACATCTGTTGTTGGATTCGCATTAAAGCGCTTCTCATAGTCCTGGAACCAGAGATAGAACTGGAGATTTTCGGCAGCATGCTCCACATAGATAAGGTAGGTCATGAAATCACGGAGAGTCATGGGCTGAATGCCCAGTTAGTACGCTGATGAGTGGTAAATCCGAGGAAAGTGCTTTTACTAACAGGACATGTGCCACCACCAATGATCCTGTCAAAGGATAGCGAGTCTGGTATTCCAAGGGAGGAACGAGAAGAATTGGAATTATCCGTAGCATCGGATTTTTCCGCGTCGGACAGCGAGTCGCTGCTCGTACTGTTGCGGAGTGATTGACGGCTTACATACTTTGGGCGTGTGTAAGAGAGCGAAAGAGGACTCATGCTGAAGAAGATAATGCGAAAACTAGTATGAGATTCAATGAGATTCAatgattgatgagaaggggaaaaaaggACTTGATGACTGCAAATGGCCTATAGATCACACAGCTCGGTAAGAGGCGAGGGGACAGTGTGTGATTTAAATAACTTCATGAGCGAGAATGACATCCTAGCGTAGAAGAAGCGTCTTGGTCGTCATGGATAGCCTGTGGCGGACTAAGAAGCAAACGCAAAAGTGACAAATCGTCCAGGGGGAGACCAGGAAATCGGGGCACCACGATACCCAAATACGTTAGGTTAGATTTGTAGACAAGCCTTTTTAACGTCCAAGTTCGCCTGCCAGTAAGAACAGCCCAGCGCGTCCTGTAAGGGGAAGCATAGCTGGGCGATCCAAGAAAGCCACCGGCAATGAACTTTGCGCCCATAAACTTAATCCTCATGTGGGATGGCCATAGCCTGCGAGTTCTGTGACCTTTCCCAGGAACACGGACGGTAAGCACCACAACCGCTGGGAAATCAGGGAAGATCGTAGGCGGCTGAATGGGTTGCACAACGTCTTCGCCTCTTCGTCTTGTTCAGCTCACCCACCTTTCGCACTGACCTCCAACTTATTGATGTACCATCACACCAACATGTTTGGCTGAAACGTGGTTGTCGGCCTGCATTGTAGGCATGATCGCGAGAGTCGcataaatagctaattaaaaaggctcATCCAGCTGAAGTATGCTTCTTGGCAGGTAGTCATGTAAGCCCATACTGTAGATCGGATGAACTTCCGAAGCAAGGATGAGCCTTGCACTTGATTTTCGGTTAGTAGATCTTAGTGGGCGCCTGGACTGCATCCATGATCGAGGAGACTTTGCTGGCGGCGGAGGATCAGGGCCAAAACGACATGGTCGACGGTCTGATGTTGCACCTAGGTTAGGTGTGGCTTCGCACATactgggaagaagaggattgtTCTCGGTTTGCATCCTTCTCAGATAAGGTAAGTTACCTTAAGTAGGTAACCATGCCTTTGTCCACCAGGATGGGCCTAGAGTGAGCCACGGGTATCCTTGCCGCCTCTCTGATCTCAGAAGTGAGGAATGTGTAACTGAAGTCTCTTGCTTGCGGCTGGCGCTAAATTCGTGATCGTCGGGCAACCCGTGAAAACGGTCCATGCCATTGACATCGACATCGAGGACTGCTATTTGCTTTGGTGAAGCACATCAGAGCAGGAGTAGCTtggacaaggtcaagcttgGGCTAGTCCTGAGCTACCTAACCAAAGCCAACAGAACTGGATACCTATGTAGATAGCTTTAGTGGCCGACTTACGCGAGACTCGCAGGGAAATTTGACAAGTCAATTCCAATTGCTCGGCCTAGCTCCAGTGGAAGATCGCTGCTAAATGACGGACAGATACCTACCCTGTCGCCTGTGCTGTCTAGGCTGTGTAGTGTCCCGCCCCTTcccctggacctggacctggatCTTGTCGCCAAGTCTTCGGTAATCTGGGCAAACATCACCCCAATCGAGCGTTTCTCCGAGACAGCAGCAATCAATTATCCCATGCATGCGAGAACAATGTCTTGGAATGTAATGACACATGCTTCTTGCTGAAGACTCCGGCCTTTTCGTTCAATCAAAACTCAAGTCCATTAATTGTTTCTCTGAATCACGCCTCGTTTGAAGACGTCCAGCTTgcaacaagctcatcttCGTAATTGACAACTGCGAATTCATCCCTTGCTGTAATAATGACGTACAGAAAACAGGGTATTGATAATGGAGGGTGCTTTGGGCCAACTGTGGCTGGCTCAGATTGAGGTGCGTGCATGAATTTATTGATACCGTGACACTCGCCAACCCTTGTCCTACATAGCAGAAGTGATAAGTCCATGCAATTGCTTTTCTCCCTCATGGCTCTATTCCTGAAGGAGAATCATATGCAGTACAGACTGCATAGTTAGTCTCCCATTGCTCAGGTGGCATTTGCCCTACCTTACCAACCCTGCCTGGTGCTATATTCACACGGGAAGAAGCTGTTTGCAGCTCCAGCTGAACCATTTGACGCGTGTTGTTTGAATTACACATTATGCATGATCCGCTCCAAGCTGACATTATTGGGGGAGACTTGAATACCTGCTGACAATTGAGTCTCAAGTGACTGCGATTCGAATGTTGTTTGCTCCTATTTCTTATAGAGTACATCAACAAGTCAGGATGCTTTCCTAAGTAGCAATATCCCAGCCACTAAAATTTATCAACGCAAGAAATTCAACGACTAATAAATGTAGGAATCGTGGAATTGATTCCCGAGCTATCCATAATATGCATCATGAGCCTTTGTCATCTCTTCAGAGAGCCCTCCTTGTTGGGCATGTTCTCCCCTCAAGTGTTGTCGGCCCTCCCAAAACCTCTCCCTATCCCCCAGTATTTCATTTGCCCATGCCTTTCCAGCCTCAGTTCGTAACTTTCGGGCAACTCCCATGAACTCACCCAGGTCTTTTTCATTCTTACTCTCCCTTTCGTACTCAACTGCTTGTAGAAGGAGCTCGATTTTGTCAATGTCCTGGGCAAACTGAGCCTCCGGGGTTTCACCAGCTTCGAATTCATGCCAGAGCTTTTCAATCTCGGCAGTGTATGGTCCAGACCATCGGTTGGCAATGTACGCGATGGTTGCGGCCTCTCTTCTACCCTTTTCAGTCCTAGAGACGCCGCTGAAAGGGGTAATATCTCCCACGACAGATTCCGCAATGTCGTGAACAAGGCACATCTTCATGCACTTGGCTTGGTCAAGTTCTTGTGGTGCAAACATTGCTACCATGCCCATTCGATAAGAATGATCTGCAACCGACTCGGGACTGGTACTTGTGAGCCCATCCGTAAAAGATACTCGGAAATAGCCTACAACCTACTTAATTCCGTGTCTCTTCCAACCTTCACGCTTTGTTGtcttgagaaggccaagaagatggaaaaaGGTGATTGGTGAATCTGATATATGAACTAGGTCATTGTGACTCAGGGCTTTCTCAACCGTCCATGATTCGCCATTCTCTGAACATTGGTCATCAGCACTACTTTATAAGGCATTTggaaagaatatatatacctgAGCTGCCAATTGGTTTCTCTGAGCTTTCTCTAGACATCTGTTTAGTGTTTGACGGTATTTAGGGCTTGTTTCTAGCTGGAAGAAGTCAAATATCGACGTTGTTGGTTCCTGCAAGGCGTGCTCCCCCGCTCCGGGACGTTTTGGTCCGTGTGCCAATCAATGGTTCACATCAGGTAAGCATCTTATCATGATGTTGGCCGGCAATTGTCAGTAAACAGTGCATACTTCTCATTCGATGGGCATGAGCGGCCAAATAAAGTGATCTGATGATGGCATATTTCCATGACTGATGCAGCTCAGT
The window above is part of the Fusarium musae strain F31 chromosome 6, whole genome shotgun sequence genome. Proteins encoded here:
- a CDS encoding hypothetical protein (EggNog:ENOG41), which encodes MGMVAMFAPQELDQAKCMKMCLVHDIAESVVGDITPFSGVSRTEKGRREAATIAYIANRWSGPYTAEIEKLWHEFEAGETPEAQFAQDIDKIELLLQAVEYERESKNEKDLGEFMGVARKLRTEAGKAWANEILGDRERFWEGRQHLRGEHAQQGGLSEEMTKAHDAYYG
- a CDS encoding hypothetical protein (EggNog:ENOG41), producing MTLRDFMTYLIYVEHAAENLQFYLWFQDYEKRFNANPTTDVKLAPEWTRAMQDEAVIKIRKEQSDKMRKEPEAAAIFKGSDFEKKAGSQDRNMSAVDPFATPPQSSKGDDSSIYTASCTMNSLNAMSHQSQASDAFNMVGAQQPFTIQPFREEINRVISTYIMEGAPRQLNLSSSEQKAVIVALSKTTHPSAFRSVFKTVDSSLRHQAHPNFIRWSICNGNPARVFFARSLGVGLIAAGIIAGLVLTLSNAGRGYRALAAIGLVLGISTLVAAYKGMCVVLHGMHHRHVRPWELFVDSENMEYAQKQSFDSFGSKNSYEDEPWVVKYEKRNVVRKVFDREVWIQEPALRQIQDTIFVQAILASVLLGGIIAAIFVAVPGGHFF